Proteins encoded in a region of the Pristis pectinata isolate sPriPec2 chromosome 16, sPriPec2.1.pri, whole genome shotgun sequence genome:
- the oprl1 gene encoding nociceptin receptor → MDFDTFCALGSLNQLKYFNDSFDENYTILLDRWADNVTDLIIDWSTTTKIATMVIYLFICIVGLVGNCLVMYVIVRYTKMKTATNIYIFNLALADALELITLPFQATDALLGFWPFGNILCKLAISIDYYNMFTSILTLTVMSVDRYIAVCHPVKALDMRTPFNAKVVNVCIWVLASVIGIPAMIMGSADMENKEIECLLVHPQPHSYWKPIIEIAVFFFSFVIPVVVITICYTLMLRRLRRVRVLSGSKEKDRNLRRITRMVLVVVAVFIICWTPVHVLVLVQAVCSREILTIMPSWHFCVALGYANSSLNPVLYAFLDENFKRCFKEFCFPSALKSELKTSNGMRSITKGIALSCKNTDGNENVA, encoded by the exons ATGGATTTTGACACCTTCTGCGCTTTGGGGAGTCTTAATCagttgaaatattttaatgactCTTTTGATGAAAATTACACGATTCTTCTTGATCGCTGGGCTGACAATGTTACCGACCTCATAATAGACTGGTCAACCACGACTAAAATTGCCACCATGGTGATATATCTGTTTATTTGCATAGTGGGGCTGGTGGGCAACTGTCTGGTAATGTACGTTATTGTCAG ATATACCAAGATGAAGACAGCAACAAACATATATATATTCAATCTTGCACTTGCGGATGCATTAGAATTAATCACGTTACCTTTCCAGGCAACTGATGCACTCCTGGGATTCTGGCCTTTTGGAAATATTCTCTGTAAATTAGCAATATCAATTGACTATTACAACATGTTCACCAGCATCCTTACTCTGACAGTGATGAGTGTTGATCGGTACATAGCCGTATGTCACCCTGTTAAAGCATTAGATATGCGAACTCCTTTCAATGCAAAGGTCGTCAATGTTTGCATCTGGGTACTTGCTTCTGTAATTGGAATACCAGCAATGATCATGGGATCAGCTGACATGGAAAATAAGG AAATTGAATGCCTTTTGGTTCATCCTCAACCCCACAGTTACTGGAAGCCTATAATTGAGATTGCTGTGTTTTTCTTCTCCTTTGTCATCCCGGTTGTTGTCATAACCATTTGCTACACATTAATGCTCAGGCGGTTGAGAAGAGTGCGTGTGCTTTCTGGATCAAAGGAGAAGGACAGGAATCTACGTAGAATCACAAGAATGGTCTTGGTGGTTGTTGCCGTCTTCATTATCTGTTGGACTCCAGTCCATGTTCTAGTGTTAGTGCAAGCTGTGTGTAGTCGTGAAATTTTAACTATTATGCCAAGCTGGCATTTTTGTGTTGCCCTTGGATATGCCAATAGCAGCCTCAATCCTGTCCTTTATGCCTTTCTGGATGAAAATTTCAAAAGATGTTTTAAAGAATTTTGCTTTCCCTCTGCTCTTAAATCAGAACTTAAAACATCAAATGGAATGAGAAGTATCACGAAAGGTATTGCACTCTCATGTAAGAATACAGATGGCAATGAAAATGTTGCATGA